In Felis catus isolate Fca126 chromosome A2, F.catus_Fca126_mat1.0, whole genome shotgun sequence, the following proteins share a genomic window:
- the PURB gene encoding transcriptional activator protein Pur-beta, with the protein MADGDSGSERGGGPGGFQPAARGGEQETQELASKRLDIQNKRFYLDVKQNAKGRFLKIAEVGAGGSKSRLTLSMAVAAEFRDYLGDFIEHYAQLGPSSPEQVAAAAAGAEEGGGPRRALKSEFLVRENRKYYLDLKENQRGRFLRIRQTVNRGGGGPGPGGLQSGQTIALPAQGLIEFRDALAKLIDDYGGDDDELAGGAGGGAGGPGGGLYGELPEGTSITVDSKRFFFDVGCNKYGVFLRVSEVKPSYRNAITVPFKAWGKFGGAFCRYADEMKEIQERQRDKLYERRGGDESEGEEVDED; encoded by the coding sequence ATGGCGGACGGCGACAGCGGCAGCGAACGCGGCGGCGGGCCCGGCGGCTTCCAGCCTGCGGCCCGCGGCGGCGAACAGGAGACGCAGGAGCTGGCCTCAAAGCGGCTGGACATCCAGAACAAGCGCTTCTACTTGGACGTGAAGCAGAACGCCAAGGGCCGCTTCCTCAAGATCGCCGAGGTGGGCGCGGGAGGCTCCAAGAGCCGCCTCACGCTGTCTATGGCGGTGGCCGCCGAGTTCCGCGACTACCTGGGCGACTTCATCGAGCACTACGCGCAGCTGGGCCCCAGCAGCCCCGAGcaggtggcggcggcggcggcgggcgccgAGGAGGGCGGCGGACCGCGGCGCGCGCTCAAGAGCGAGTTCCTGGTGCGCGAGAACCGCAAGTACTACCTGGATCTCAAGGAGAATCAGCGCGGCCGCTTCCTGCGCATCCGCCAGACGGTCaaccgcggcggcggcggccccgggcCTGGCGGCCTGCAGAGCGGCCAGACCATCGCGCTGCCCGCGCAGGGCCTCATCGAGTTCCGGGACGCGCTGGCCAAGCTCATCGATGACTACGGTGGCGACGACGACGAGCtggcgggcggcgcgggcggcggcgcggggggTCCGGGCGGCGGCCTGTACGGCGAGCTCCCGGAGGGCACCTCCATCACGGTGGACTCCAAGCGCTTCTTCTTCGACGTGGGCTGCAACAAGTACGGCGTGTTCCTGCGTGTGAGCGAGGTGAAGCCGTCCTACCGCAACGCCATCACCGTCCCCTTCAAGGCTTGGGGCAAGTTCGGGGGCGCCTTTTGCCGGTATGCGGACGAGATGAAGGAGATCCAGGAGCGACAGCGGGACAAGCTGTACGAGCGACGCGGCGGGGACGAGTCCGAGGGCGAGGAGGTGGATGAGGACTGA